DNA from Candidatus Izemoplasma sp.:
TGTCAAGATTGATTTAGATACCCACAAGGTCTATATAGATAATAAAGAAATTGTGCTATCTAAAACAGAATTTGATCTGTTATCCTACTTTTTAAAACACGTTGGTAAAATCTGTTCAAGAAACTTATTGCTTGATGAAGTCTGGGGTATCGATGTCTATGTCGAGGATCGTATTGTTGATACCTATATTCGGAAACTCAGAAAAATATTGGGAAATAAGTCATCTTATATAAAGACTGTTTTTGGTGTAGGATACCGCTTTGAGGTGCCTGATGAAATTTCTTGATAGAGTGAAACAACAAACTAAAAATAGTATCCAGTTTTTTCCCAAAGTATTTCGTAAACTCAGTATATCAACACAGCTAACGCTTACCATTATCCTCTTGTTCGCATCATTCTTTTTATTACAATCAATTTTAAATAACCAATTTTTTAAAAACTATTATATCGACAGTGAATTTGATAACATACAGACGGATTTAATAAACTACATAGATGCTTTAAATTCTCCCGATACTGACCCCTATGATATTATGTACAATTTCACCCAAGAAAATAACGCCTACAGTGTTATTGTAGATGGACAATATCGTATTTTAAAATCAACGTTTACAAACTATACAATTACCATTGATAATGTACAAGATGAAGCATTATATACCTTATTAGTCCCTGAAAACAATTATGATTACAGTATCGGTGATACCATTGATGCTACTATCTATGAATATAATGAGTCTTTATATTCAGCAGCTTTAATTGAAACTAATGACATGACAATTTATGAATCAAATATTGCGTGTTCAAACGAAACATGTATTACAATTTCGGGCACAATAACAAGCATTCAGAAGCCAAATAACTTAAATTATTTGTTTCAAGAAAACTTATTGGTTGAAACGGAGATAAATAAACTTAGAAACGATGCGATTAATCTCAATAATCATGCGTATGAATACAAAGAAGGGGAAGTCGCTTATTGGTACCGTTCTAATGATGGCCCTGAAGATGCATTAGTCTTTGTTCATGAGTTAGATTGGGTACGTGTTGTCACAATTATACCAATTGCTGATACCAATGATATTATCTCAATTGTTTCATCTTACAATTACTATGTCTACGCAACAGCTATTGCGATTATATTTTTATGGAGTTTTCGTTTATCGAGTATCATATCGAAACCAACTAAAAAAATCGAAGCTGTTACACGAGAAATTGCCCAATTAAACTTTAACGTAGAAGCAAACGAATATAATAACCGCGAACATGCTTCTTTATCTCGAAGTATTAACTTAATCACACGGAACTTAAAAGAGACTCTTGCGGCTATTAATGCTAAAAATAAAGAACTCACTGAACTTTATGAAGAGCAATCTAAACAAGTATTGCTAAAAAAACGCTTAGTATCATCAATCTCTCATGAGTTAAAGACACCCTTAATGATTATGCAAGTCATAATTCAAGGAATCTTAGATGATATTATCGCAAAAAAAGATATAGACGGCGAGCTTGAAAATGTCTTAGATGAGATAAGTAAGTCCTCTTTAATGATTCAAGATATGCTGCAGATCTATCGTTTGGATAACGCTGAAACCGTCCTTGAGAAGACGCACTTTGATATTTCTAAAGTAACACTAGACTTTTTAAAAGAATTTGAACACACTATAAAAAAAGACCAATTCGACTTGGATATCAATATTCAAGATCAGGTAATAGTCTTTGCGGATGAGAAACTTATTAAACGTGTTATTTCAAACTTCTTAACGAACGCGATTAAGTACACACCCCCTACTGAAAGAATTTACATTGAAATTAGTGAACATGAAAACTATGTCTATTATGAGCTAACTAATTATGGCATCAACATTAATGAAAAAGAATTAGACAATATATGGATACCATTTTACCGTATTAAACAAACCCAAAATATGCAAAAGCATACAAAAGGCAGTGGTGTTGGGCTATACTTAGTGAGTGAAATATTGACGGCTCATGAAGCAGATTATGGTATTAGAAATGTAAATAACGGCGTGAAAGCTTGGTTCAAACTTTATACTAAAATAGACGGTAATCTTTAAAGATTTCCGTCTATTTTATATAATATTATAGCGTTTAAAGGCGTGATAAATACCACCATTACCGGCGCTATCTGTAATAAAATCAGCAACTTCTTTTAAAGCATTTGGCGCATCCTTCATCGCGATACCTAAGTTAACAGTTTCTAACATAGTGATGTCATTATACCCATCCCCAATTGCAATAGTATCTTCTATAGACACCCCTAAATGTTCAATGACTTTTTTTACACCAATTTCTTTTAATCCAGATCTCATATTAACGTCAAGACCATACTCACATGAATAATGAAAGCCCAGTTCAGGAATTAATGTTTCAAACCTTTTATAGTCATCTTTATCATAATACATAATGACCTGATATACAGCATGTGATTTATAAAAACCTGGTATATAAACAGGATCATCAAGATGAAACCTTCTACTGAACTTTTTGCTCAGATTATTGTAGCGTGACTCTAAAGCAAAAATCTCATGGCCTTCATAAGCTATATCAATCTCTTCTTGTTTTGCTAACTGGACTAATTTATCTAAGATTTCTTTTGGGATAGGATCACTGAAAATCATATTTTCGTGATAGACAACAATTCGCCCATTATTTGCAATATAGGAGTGAATTCCTAACTCCTTTTCAACATCATAAAATAGCGCTTTAGGTCTACCTGTAGCGATGATAACTTCATGTCCATTTTCTTGAGCTAATTGTATAGAGTCACGTGTTAATTGAGGAATACTATTAGTGTCGTGATCTATAATGGTACCATCTAAGTCTAAAAATATATATTTTTTTCTCATTATTTCCACCCTTTTTGTATTATGTTAGAAGATATTTTATGAGTAGTAAGTGGTTTTCCAAAAAAGACTCTTTAATATGGTATTTTACTAGATTCTTCTCACGTACTCCTTCAACAATTTCTGCATCCCGTAGTTTTTTCAAATGTTTAGAAACATTAGCCTGTTTTAAGTGAAGCAAATCAAGAAACTCAGAGACATATAATTCTTCGTAATCCATCAATTTCATAAACATCTGAAATCTGGTCTCGTCACTCAACAACTTTATTACCTCAAATTGGTTCATTTTTATCACACCTAAATATATTCTTATACAGTAATATTACTATATAGCAATATTTATGTCAAGCTTAAAAAAAACATCTCCCATTAAGCACCCCCACCCACATAGACAGAAAACTTAAGGCTGCTTCGTTCCCGACCTGACCTAATTCGTCACCACCTATTGAATGGAGATGATTAATGAGAGATATCATTATCATCTTTTACGTAACTCTTTAAAAAACGTTTTTAATATGTTTGTACATTTATGTTCTAATACTCCAGAGACAACTTCAACCTGATGGTTAAAGGGATATTCAAAGAGATTCATAACACTTTCATGCACACCTGATTTATAGTCCTTAGCGCCGTAAACTACGCGCTTTATCCGCGATTGTATTATTGCTCCTGCACACATTGGACACGGTTCAATTGTAACATACAAATCGCACGTGTCAAGTCTCCAACTCTGCAATATCTGATTTGCCTTTTCTATTGCTAGAATTTCAGCGTGACCAATGGCTCTGTTATCTCGTTCCCTTAGATTATGAGCTCTAGCAATAATTTGATCACCACAGACAATAACAGCTCCTATAGGTACTTCATCTAGAGCTTTGGCTTTTTCAGCTTCTTCAATAGCTATTTGCATGTACTGCTCATCTTTTGTCATGATTTTATTTCATTCTTATAAGGTCTTGGTTTACGGTAAACCTTATGACATTTTCGACATCTTGCTTCGTAACTTTCTTCAGCTCCTATAAGAACAATAGGATCTTTATATTTTGCTGGCTTTCCATTTACTAAACGTTGAGTTCTTGTTGCAGGACGGCCACAACTTACACAAATTGCTGTTAACTTTGTTACATATTCTGCAATAGCCAATAATTTTGGCATAAATGAAAATGGTTCACCACGAAAATCTTTATCTAATCCACTCACAATAACGCGGATTTTTTTGCTTGCTAAAAAATCAACAATCTTAACCACTTCTTCATCTAAAAACTGGATTTCATCAATCGCAACAACATCAGTATCTTTATCTATGTGCTCAAATATCTGTCTTGCATAGGAAATATTAACTGATTTTGTACGACTATTATTATGCGAAACTACCTCATTATCGGCATAACGGTCATCTATTGACGGCTTAAATACAACAATATTCTTCTTAGCATATTCTAAGCGTCTGACACGCCTGAGGAGTTCTTCTGTTTTTCCTGCGAACATGGGTCCACAGACAACTTCAATCCACCCTGGTTTTTGATTTAAATACATCACAACACCACCTAGTTTTTATATATACAACAATAACATAATTTTTTAAAAAAATATAGCCTGATATAAGAATTATTCAGTTAATTCGTATAGCAAATTATTTTTTTATTAATTATCTATAAAAGATAATACTATTATGCATCTATTATTGATCGCTTAGATAAAGGTAAAACCCTATTTATAGCAGTTTTGAATATATAGAACTATTATAATATACAGGCTTTATAAAAGCCTATATATATGTTATAATTGTTTGGAAAATAAACATATATAATGATATTAATAGAGGAGAAGATTATGGGTAGAACTATTGAAATATCAAAAGAAAATGAGAGCGCGTTATTGAGCGCTATCGACCAACACATGAAAAACCCTGGTCCATTAATGCCAATACTGCACGATGCTCAACAAATATTCGGGTGTATCCCATTAGAAGTTCAAAAACTTATTTCACGAGAAACAGGTGTCACCATTGCTGAGATTAATGGTGTAGTTACATTCTATTCTAGTTTCTCACAAACACCAAAAGGAAAAGAAACTATCGGTGTTTGTTTAGGTACACCATGTTATGTGCGTGGTGCACAAATCATACTTGATACAGTGAAAAAAGAACTTGGTATTGATGTGGGAGAAACCACAGAGGATGGAGAATTCTCATTAGATGCTATTCGTTGCATTGGTACATGTGGTATGGCACCAGTTATGTCAATTGGTGAAGAAGTTATAGGCGAAATGTCAGTCGAAAAAGTGAAAAAAGTCTTAAAAGGTAGGCGAAAATAGATGGAATTGAATGCTGTATTAGACTTAATTGATGCAAAACAGTTCAACTTAGAGTGCCCACGATGCGTCAAAGAAATTAATTATGCGTTTGTTTGTGATTTAATGAGTGATGCATTGATGCTTTTAAAGCAAATGCCTAGTCACATAGGAGCGCACGGTGCCCTGGTTACAGGACTTGTTACCAATCAAGCATTACGTACAGCAGAAATACTTGATTTAGAAACAATCATCTTTGTACGTGGTAAAACACCAACGAAACAAGTTATTGAACTTGCAGATGAACTGGGAATCACTTTAATCGGTACTGATTTAACTATGTACCGGACAAGTGGCTTATTATTCATGAACGGTGTGAAAAGTTATGAATCCGTGCTTGAAGAAAACCACTAAAAACGCCCGTATTCATAAAGAGTTTGTCATTGAGCGAAATGATATCGCTAATGCTGGTACTGTCGCAAGTACGACCAAACGTATACTAAAACTCGAAGGATTTCCGAGTCACTTTATCAAACGTGTTACAATTGGAGTTTATGAAGCTGAGATTAATGTTGTAATTCATTCTTATGGTGGAACAGTAATATTCGATCTCAATGATGATCATGTTACGCTTACATTCGAAGATAAAGGCCCTGGTATTGAGGATATCGAACTTGCAAAAGCGGCAGGATTCTCAACAGCTAGTTCCTACGCAATTGAGAATGGCTTTGGTGCTGGAATGGGCTTGCCTAATATTGAAGCAGTCTCAGATGAGATGCACTTGACCTCATCGAAAGAAGGTACAAAACTGTGTATGCGATTCGATATAGGAGATGATCACGTTGACAGTGAATGACCTTAACAATCATAAGGCGTTAACCCTAGTTAATGAAGATAGTAATGATACGCAAACAATTAATAAACTCTTTGCATCTGATTTGCTGAGTCATGTAATTGGCTATGCTGAAGAGCATGACGTCTTAATCACTGTATTAAATAACATCAATGTTTTGGGTGTTGCGAGTTTACTTGATCTAAGCGCTGTAATTTTTACACACAACGCTAAGATTAAACCTGATATCATTACTCGCGCAAATGATTTGAATTTGTCACTCTTTATTACCCCTTTATCTACCGCAGATATTATTAAACAACTTGCGAGTTTGGAGTAATTAAAATGAAATGTTATTATGACTTGCATATTCATTCCGTACTATCACCTGATGGTGATGAATTTATGACACCAAATAACATTTTAAACATGGCAATGTTAAAAAATCTCGATTTTATCGCGATTACAGATCATAATTGCTTACTACAACTCCAAACTGTCAAAAACATTGAAACATCGTATGATTTTATTTTTGTACCGGGTGTAGAAGTTACTGTGAAAGAAGGCTTTGACGTCCTATGTTACTTTCGTACATTCAATGATGCAGAGATATTTAATCAGTTTATTCAAGGGTATTTAACCGATACATTTACACACTTTACACCTGATGACCAAATTATTACAGATATTTACGACAACCCTATCGGAACAGTCAAAAAAGGCTTATTAACATCAACGTTGCCCTACAAGGTACTCTATCGACAAGTGAAATCACTTGATGGTATTGCACTCTTTGCGCACATCAATCGTCCGAGTAAGTCTGTCCTAAATAATTATTCACTTGACGACTATCTTTTTGACGGTATTGAAATTGAACCACAACACAAAACAGCATTTTTAAAAAAATATCCCCAATATAAACAGTATATAACTCTCTCTAATTCTGATTCACATACTTTAATGTCGATTTCTGAACGTATTGAGTATTTAGAACTAGCAGAGAAATCAATAGATGCCTTCTTTGATTACTTTAAAGGGGGCACAAAAAATGAATGAACTTTCCTTGCATATTTTAGATATTTGTGAAAACTCAATCAGTGCGAACGCATCACTCATTGAGATTACTATAGAAGAAAGTACAACGCAAAATACCTACACCATCACTATTACTGATGATGGTCACGGGATGAATAAGAAAACACTCTCGCAAGTGTCTGACCCTTTTTTTACAACACGAACGACTCGTAAAGTGGGCCTCGGTATCTCACTATTCAAACTCGCTTGCGAATTAACAGGGGGCACATTTCAAATCGATTCCATTGAAAAAGAAGGGACACTCATTAAAGCTGAGTTTGTACGAGATCATATCAATCGCGCACCAGTTGGCGACATTGAAGAAACACTTACCGTCTTATTAATGAATGATGCTGGTATCGATATCAGATATGTGCATATGATTGATCATCAAACCTATTACTTTGACTCTCGTGAAGTCAAACAAATACTCAATGATGTACCAATCACTGATTATAATGTCATTTTATGGATTAAAAACAATATAAAAGAAGGACTACTTTCAATCCAAAAGGAGGAAACAAAATGAAATCATTAGATGATTTAAAAAAGATTCGTGAGAAAGCGCAAAGAAAAGTTACAATGCGGGACAAGCAAGATGGTACACGTATCTTAGTAGGGATGGCAACATGCGGTATTAGCGCAGGTGCACGCCCTGTCATGAATAAATTTGTTGAGGAAATTGCTGAACGTGATATCGAAAATATCACCGTTACACCAGTCGGTTGTATTGGTGAATGCGCAATTGAACCAATTGTAGAGGTGCTTGAAGGCGACAAACGTACAACATATTGTAAAGTTGATGAAGACGTTGCCCAAAGAATTATAGACGAACATATACTCGGTGGTAAGATCGTTAAGGATAACATCATCGGTAAATTTAGAGTATAAGGTGATTACGAATGTTAGAAAGAGCTCATGTTTTAATCTGTAGCGGATCAAACTGTATTTCTCGAGGTGCGCACACCTTTCGTGCTGAATTTGAAAAACACTTAGAGACTCACGGAATCCGCGATGAAATTAAAATTGTCAACACAGGGTGTGTTGGACTGTGTGAACAAGGTCCATTTGTTATTGTATACCCTGAAGGAGTCTTTTATGCCCAAGTTAAAGAAAAGGACATTAAAAAGATTGTTGATGAACATTTATACAAGGGACGCCTCGTTGAAGATTTAATCTTTGAAGAGACATTAACCGATAAAAAAGAAATAAAAGCTTTTGATGAAATTCGCTTTTATTCTAAACAAACACGTGTTGCCCTAAGAAACTGTGGTTTAATCAATCCCGACGATATTGAAGAGTATATCGCACGTAATGGATATCGCAGTTTAGGAAAAGTATTACTTGAAATGTCCCCAAAAGAGGTTATTCAAGAAATGCTACATTCTGGATTGCGTGGTCGTGGGGGTGGCGGTTTCCCAACTGGACGTAAATGGCAATTTGCATATGAAAACGATGCGGATCAAAAATATATTATATGTAACGCAGATGAAGGCGATCCAGGTGCCTTCATGGATCGGGCATTACTCGAAGGAGATCCTCATAGTATTTTAGAAGGGTTAATGATTGGTGGGTATGCGATTGGTGCAAACAAAGGATTTATCTATGTACGTATTGAGTACCCAACAGCCATTAAGAAATTACGTAATGCCATCAAACAAGCAAAAGATCTAGGATTACTAGGTGAAAATATATTTGGCACTGACTTTAGTTTTGATATCGAACTCCGCTTAGGAGCTGGTGCATTTGTATGTGGTGAAGAAACAGCATTAATTGCATCAATTGAAGGTGGACGAGGAATGTCTCGTAACAAACCACCATATCCTGCCGCAAAAGGACTATGGGGTAAACCAACCATCATTAACAATGTTGAAACATTAGCTAATATCCCTCAAGTCATCTTTAAAGGGGCAGATTGGTTCAGTAAAATTGGAACTGAGCATTCAAAAGGAACCAAAGTGTTTAGTTTAGGTGGAAATATTAAAAATGCTGGTTTAGTAGAAGTCCCTATGGGAACGACACTCCGTGAAGTTATTTATGAAATAGGTGGCGGAATTCCAAAGAATAAAGCTTTAAAGGCTATTCAAACAGGTGGACCATCTGGCGGGGCTATTCCGGAAAGTATGATTGACCTATCAATCGAATATGAAACGCTTATCGAAGCTGGTTCAATGATGGGTTCAGGTGGAATGGTTGTTATCGATGAAGATGCTTGTCTTGTTGATATCTGTCGATTCTATTTAGAGTTTACGGTTGATGAATCATGTGGTAAATGTACCCCCTGTCGTGAAGGAACGAAAAAAATGCTTGAGTTACTTAATGTTATTTCATCAGGTCATGGTACCTTAGAAGATTTAGATAAACTTGAATCTTTAGCACAAATGGTTAAAGGATCCTCGCTTTGTGGATTAGGACAATCGGCACCAAACCCTGTATTATCAATGTTAAATGGCTTTAGAGATGAATTTGAAGCACATGTTGTTGATAAAAAATGTCCAGGTGGTGTATGTAAACCACTCATTAACTTATTTATTACTGATGACTGTATTGGATGTACAAAATGTGCTCGTAACTGTCCAGTCGATTGTATCTCTGGTAGTGTTAAAGAATTACATGTTATCGATACAGAAGAATGCATCAAATGTGGTGTTTGTAAAAACGTCTGTCCTGTTGATGCAATCATTAGTGTATAGGAGGCTTACAAAATGAAAAATGTTACGCTTACAATAAATGGTAAAGAAGTCACTGTACCTGAAAATTATACAGCTATGCAAGCGGCAGAATCAATTGGAATAAACGTACCGAGACTCTGCTTCTTAAAAGATATTAATGAAACAAGTGCTTGTCGTATGTGTGTTGTCGAAGTTGAGGGCGCAAGAGGAGGCCTATCAAACTCTTGTGCATTAGCCATTTACGACGGGATGAAAATCACAACGAAAAATAAGAAAATCACTGATTCAGTTCGCCAAAACCTTGAATTATTAGCTAGTAACCATATCTTTGAATGTTGGGCATGTGAACGTGAACAATCGTGTGAATTTCTCGATTTAATGCGGCGTTACCAAGTTGAAAATCCTTATGGCGAAAGCACAGATTTCTTTAAAAAACCACGCCGTATCAATGATTCATCTAACACCATTGTATTAGATAGTGGAAAATGTATCTTATGCGGACGTTGTATTAATGCTTGTCACGAAAAGACAGGACTTGATATCTTAGACTTTAATGATCGTGGAAATGGAACCTATGTTGGCCCAGCAAACTTCCATGCGATGGAAGATAGCGGATGTATCAATTGTGGTGCATGTATTACAGCATGTCCAGTCGCTGCGATTAAAGAACAATCTGAAATTGATGTTGTAATGGATGATTTAGAAGATCCTAATAAAACCGTGATCGTTACCATTCATCCAGCCGTTACAGTAGCACTAGGTGAAGAGTTCGGTGCTCCAATTGGTATGAATGTTGAAAAGAAAATGTATACCTCATTAAAACATGTTGGTGTCAATGACATTGTGGATCCAGATTTAGCGAATAAATTAACAAAAATCGAGCAAGCCAAAGAACTCATAAATCGTTTTGAACAAGATGGACCATTACCAATGTTGACTAGTTGCTCTCATAGTTTCGTAAACTATGTCGAACAATATAAAACAGATTATGTACCGCATCTTACAAGTACAAAAACACCTCAACAGATGGCTGGGGCAATCTCTAAACATTACTATGCAGAAAAGATTGGCTACGAAAAAGAGAATATCTCGTTCGTCTCAATTGTTCCATCAATTGCTAAAAAGGATGAAGCAAAACGTGATAACATGCAATTTGGCGGAATCAGAGATGTTGATCATGTCTTAACAACACGTGAGTATGGCCGTTTATTAAAACGAAAAGGAATCAACTTATTTGATATAGAGGATAGTGAAGCCTTTGGTCGCTTAAGCGAGTTTGATGATACACCTTACTTTTTCACAGACGCAAAATCATCACTTCAAGGTACTTTAGATGCCGTAAATAGTTTACTAGAAAAAGATAAAGTTACGTTAGACTTTACGAAAGTTAGAAACATTGATAATGCCTATGAAGCAACATTTACTTTGAATAATCAAGAAATACAAGTTGCTGCTGTTACCGGTATCTTGAATATTCAAGAGTTCCTAGAAAGAATTCATACTAGTCGTAAAAAATATCACTTAATTGAGTTTGCGACACATGAATTTGGATGTGTTGATGAAGGTGGACAACCAATTCAACCCGCTAGAATTCAAGATTATGTAGATATTCAAGCAAAACGAAAAGCTGCCCTAAAAGAACAAGATATAGCTGATCGTACAATCTTTAATGATTATATTAAGAATCTATATGATGAATATCTTGAAGAACCCGGTAGTAAAAAAGCAGGTAAGTTACTTCATACTGCCTTCCATAAACAGACTTTCTATAATCAATAAAACAAAGAAAAAGTCCACACATTTGTGGACTTTTTTATATCTATATTATCTTTAAACCTATAATATACTCCCATTCATCAATGTCTAATGGACACGTATATACAAATGAAATCAACTTGTCATCACCAATTAATGATACATATAGGTAAGATAGCGCAATACCAATATCTATCGCTTGTATATCAATTGCTAATGAATTACCATAGCTTTTTGTGCGATCTAAGAAAAGATAGAAAGTATCATTATCTAACACAATACGCCATGGTTGTTTATTAGACGCACTTGGAGCTAGTCGTACTGCCTTAAGATACTGAAGGTAAGGATGGGCCTGAGGTACAGCCTCTAGTGATTCTCCTAAGAAAAAGAGTTCACTCAATGGTTTACGGTTGTCTGCATTACTAACTTTACGGATAATCTTTTCTCTTAATGACTTAGAGGCACTATATCCAACAGGTGAAATGGCTGGGATAATCTTCTGTTCTTCAACAGGTATGTGAAATTGATTACGATGGAACGTACCACCTAACCATACGGTACCTAAATTAGATAGTGTCAACGCTAAAATAACTTGTTCAAAAAGAAATCCATAGTCTACCATACCTTTTAGCGTGTTTTCTACAACCCCACCAATAAATGCCGGAGGATGTTTAATAAATCCATAGGTCCCAATCTTTCCCTGTTGATGAGTCTTATTTTCTTGAAAGAAAAAGTCTACATCCTGCTTGAATGGACGTTCCTCGGACTTTACATGGTCCAAAATTGTCTTCGTTAGTTTTATATCCTCTTTAGACAGTGCACGTTTTTGGAATGTTCTTGTTGACTTCCTTTGGGCAATAATACCTAGCATATATTTCTCCAATCTCTAAATCTAGATAAACGACTACAGTTGTTTAATATATTTATTATGGGTAATAACATATCCCGATACAAGAATTGCTGCCATTGCAACATAGAATAAAATCATTAATCCGAACCACTGAATAACAAATCCACCTAAAGCAAGCGCAATTGGTGTTAATCCATTTGAAATAATAGTTATAACACTAAATGTTCGTCCCATCATACTTTTATCTACAGTTATCATAATTGCAGTATTAAATGGCACATTGATAAATCCATTAACGATTCCCATAATTAACATGGTTAATGAGGTTACTATTATAAATACATTAAATGGAATTAGTCCGTTTACGATTAAGAATACATTAACTGTAAAGATAGCAAACAATACTGCCATTCCTCGAAATCCGAAAAATAACTGCCGGCTGATTTTTTCCGCCTGCGGTTTAGTCCCAAGATATATACTTGTAATCATGATACCAACTGGGAATACACCACTAATTACCGATAAATAAATCGCTGGTTTTTGAAGTACAATTTCAAATAAATATGGAGATCCGTTTGATATCACTGGTATTGTGAAAAAGTTAACTAAACTTGCAAATGAGACCATATAGAAAATAGGTTTTAATTGGTATAAATAGTTTAATCCTTCTTTTACTTTAACAAGTGTTTCTTTAACTGATAATTTAATCCGTTCTGTAATGGTCTTCGTTTTAATAAAGAACTCACTAAAACTTGATAACAGAAAACTTATAGCATTAACAAGCATTAAATATTCAATTTGTAAAAGATCATACATTAGCCCCCCAAAAACAACACCCAATATGCCATAAAGTGCAAACATTCCCATACGTAAAGAACTATTTTGTTGCATTTGATCATCTTCTAATATGTGTGCGGGTAGAGATGATGCGGCAGGATTAAACATGGCACTATTAAACCCTAGGACTACACTTGTTGAGAAAAGTGTTATTAACGTCACTGTTAATGAGATATCTAAATAGATAAAATAAGTGGCAATTAAGACTGTTATTCCCCCAATAAAATCAGTGACATACACCACTTTTGTTTTATCCATTTGATCCACGAGGGCACCTGAAAAAATAGATACCGCAAAGAATACAACGCCTCCCGTAGCAAGATATAATCCTTGAATTCCTGGGCTTTTTGTAATACTGAGGATATAAAGACTTATTGCAAAGTTATACATATGCGTCCCTAGATTCGATATTAAACCTCCAATAAATAACAATAAATAATCTCTGTTTTTTAAAACAAATTCTCCCATAATAGTACTTCCTCCAATCGGT
Protein-coding regions in this window:
- a CDS encoding MFS transporter; this translates as MGEFVLKNRDYLLLFIGGLISNLGTHMYNFAISLYILSITKSPGIQGLYLATGGVVFFAVSIFSGALVDQMDKTKVVYVTDFIGGITVLIATYFIYLDISLTVTLITLFSTSVVLGFNSAMFNPAASSLPAHILEDDQMQQNSSLRMGMFALYGILGVVFGGLMYDLLQIEYLMLVNAISFLLSSFSEFFIKTKTITERIKLSVKETLVKVKEGLNYLYQLKPIFYMVSFASLVNFFTIPVISNGSPYLFEIVLQKPAIYLSVISGVFPVGIMITSIYLGTKPQAEKISRQLFFGFRGMAVLFAIFTVNVFLIVNGLIPFNVFIIVTSLTMLIMGIVNGFINVPFNTAIMITVDKSMMGRTFSVITIISNGLTPIALALGGFVIQWFGLMILFYVAMAAILVSGYVITHNKYIKQL